Genomic window (Marinifilum sp. JC120):
CCAACGAACAAATCGTACGCAGTGTTATCCGCTCACCCATTGACGGTACAATCTACAAGCTAAGCGCAAACACTGTGGGCGGTATTGTCCGTTCCGGCGAAGCCTTGGCTGAAATCGTCCCCCTTGATGCGACAATCCGTATTGAAGGAAAAGTTCAGCCAAGCGACAGAACCAAAATCTGGAACGGGATGACAGCCAAGATCAGGCCCTCTTCATATGAATTTTCAGACCAGACCATGCTCAAGGCCGAGATCGTCAACATCTCGGCCAAGACCTATTTCGATGACCTGACCCGGACATGGTACTACCGGGTAATTTTTAACACTGTTAAGGAAGACGCGGACAAGGTTAAAGAATTCCTGCCGGGAATGATTGTTGAAGTTAACATCCTCTCCGGCGAAGAAAGCGTTCTTGAATACCTGCTCTCCCCCATCACAAGGGGAATGCGCGGAGCCCTTTCCGAACACAGAACCCGCTGATAATCGTGACCACAAAGCTCATGAACAGGAAATAAAATGGCGAATAAAATAACAGGAATTCTCAAAAAGATTTTCTCAATAAAAAACCTACTGCTCGTCCTGCTGGTGCTGGCACTGGTGGGCGGAACATTTGAAACGCTTAACTATCTCTGGAAAGAAAAAGAACAAACTGTCCGTTCCGATCTTAAAAAGTACCAGCAGGCAGTTATGGAAAATGAATCGGAACTGCTTTCTTCCCAGCTGATCAATTATGTGATGCGCGGCAAAGAAGTAGCCCGTTCCAGAATTTTTAGAATGGCTATGGACAGTCTTAACTCCCCGGAGAAGAAAGAAGTTATCAAAGCTCAGGAAGACTTTACGAACTTCGTAAAAGTCAGCGGCTACTCCGCAGGCTGTCTTTTTGAGCCGGACGGAAACATCTTCGCATCCACTCAAGGTCCGGAAGAAATTCTGGCCCATGGATACAAACAAGCAGTCCAGAACACCCTGCACAGCCGCACACCCATGTTTTCACCATTGCGTACAAAAGGAAACGGCCTAGTGGCAGACCTTTTTCTCCCGGTCTACGATGCGTATGCAACCAGCACATCCGCGCCTCCGGCACGGGTACTTATGCTCGAAGTTCCCATGACTTCTATCCTGCGGGCCTTTCTCGGATCAGAGCGTGCTTTCAAATATGAAAGCACAATCCATCTAATCCAACAGAACGGCAAAACCAGCGAAGAAACAGTCTTCAGCTACCCTAACAGCTTGAAACTTCAAGCTATGAAAGTCTCTTTTGACGGAGTCAGCGAAGTTCTATTTGGAGTCAGGACCGACCTTTCTATGGATACAAAAGTGTACTCCTCAGCCCAATTCATTCCCGTGGTGAACTGGTGGGTAATGATTGAAACCGAAACGGCTGTTCCGGGCAGAATTATTTCAATCTACAAACAGGAAAGCATCATCTATGCTTCACTGGCCCTTGCAGCAATGGTCTTCTTTGTACTCACTATCCGGTTTATTGTATCCACACGGAAATACCACCTCAAAAGCTCAAGACTGGAAGAAAAAATACCGGCCCTGCAAAAGGAGCTTTCCCTGCTGCGCATAATCAACAATGCCCTGCCGGAGCCAGTGACCCTGAAGAAAAGTGATAGCGGTGCATTTATCCATGTAAACAAATCATTTTCAAATTTCACAGGACTTAAACAGGTTGAAGCTCTGAACCTCACTGACAGTCAGGTTTTCGATCACCAAGAAGCAGAAGCCCTTTCCCACGGCGACCAGATGGTCAACATGTCCAACAACACCTACAGCGAAGAGCTGACTCTTACCCGCGGGCCAAGTAAGTCAACAATTCAGGTAACCTTTGTTCCCTGTACAGTCGAAAAAGAGGGTGACTCAATCCTCACTGTATATCGTGATGTAACCTCAGAAAAGAATGCTTCCAATAGGGGCATTGAAGTCCGCCAGCAGGTTATTAATGCATTGATCAGGGCGGTGGAAAGTGTTCCGTTTCTGGACGGTCATACTTCCCTCATGCGTAAGCTGGCCTTTGAAATCGCCGAAACCCTGCTCCTGAGTGACGCAGACTGCGCAACAGTTGAAGCTGCGGCAATTCTCTCTCAGGTTGGTAAAACCTTTGTTCCAAGAGAAATCATGGAAAAAGAAGGCAAGCTGACCCCGGAAGAAATAAAGGAAACCCAAAGATATATTGAACACACCTGCAAAATTCTTGATGGCGTTGAATTTGACCTGCCCATCACTCAGACCATCTGGCAGATGCAGGAGAACCTCGACGGGTCTGGATATCCCAACAAACTGGAAGGCAAAAGCATATCCATGCTGGCCAGAATTCTCGGGGTAACCAATACTTTCAGCGCACTGGTCCAGAAACGTTCCTACAGAAAAGCCAAAACAGCCCGTCAGGCTGTAGAAATTCTGCAAAGCATGGCTGATAAGAAATACGACAGCTCAGTTATCGAAGCACTTGGAGCGGTTATTGATACACAGGCAGGCAAAGCGATACTACAGGAAGGTCAGGTAGATTTCTAACCATCCACAATAATAATGTTTTGAACATTCCCGGGCAGGTATGAAGGCTATTCTTCATGCCTGCTTTTTCTTTTGCTGCTTGAAAAACACTCCTACAGTGAACAATTAATACTTGATCGTTCCCGTCAAATACAGCTATTAATTTAGAGTTGTTTCAATTTTTTTTAATTCAATCAGGAATCGACCATGACGACCAAAAATTTACGTATATTTCCAGCCATAGCACTCTTATTCACATTTCTTCTGCTGCAAAGCCCAGCCAGCGCAATAGATCAAAGCGAACAATCCATATCTGACCCTGCAAAACAAATAAAAACACTAGTAGAGCAGCAAACTACTCAGGCTGAAACTCTTGCCAACCTGCTGCAATATAAATCTGAGCTTGAATCACAAATCAAAATAACGAAAAAAAATCTCAAAACAACCAGCCATCAGATGGATAAGGAAGTCCTTTCCGTTAAACTGACTGACCTTAAGCAACAGCTCAAAAATGTCCGCCAGAATTTCATTAAAGTAGCTACCGGACTGGATCTCAGCATTTTTAATGAAGCAGCGCAGCAGGATTTCGTATGGCAGGAAGAAGTGGAAACACTGGTCCGTCCCCTGCTTCAGGAACTCAAGGA
Coding sequences:
- a CDS encoding PAS sensor protein, which gives rise to MANKITGILKKIFSIKNLLLVLLVLALVGGTFETLNYLWKEKEQTVRSDLKKYQQAVMENESELLSSQLINYVMRGKEVARSRIFRMAMDSLNSPEKKEVIKAQEDFTNFVKVSGYSAGCLFEPDGNIFASTQGPEEILAHGYKQAVQNTLHSRTPMFSPLRTKGNGLVADLFLPVYDAYATSTSAPPARVLMLEVPMTSILRAFLGSERAFKYESTIHLIQQNGKTSEETVFSYPNSLKLQAMKVSFDGVSEVLFGVRTDLSMDTKVYSSAQFIPVVNWWVMIETETAVPGRIISIYKQESIIYASLALAAMVFFVLTIRFIVSTRKYHLKSSRLEEKIPALQKELSLLRIINNALPEPVTLKKSDSGAFIHVNKSFSNFTGLKQVEALNLTDSQVFDHQEAEALSHGDQMVNMSNNTYSEELTLTRGPSKSTIQVTFVPCTVEKEGDSILTVYRDVTSEKNASNRGIEVRQQVINALIRAVESVPFLDGHTSLMRKLAFEIAETLLLSDADCATVEAAAILSQVGKTFVPREIMEKEGKLTPEEIKETQRYIEHTCKILDGVEFDLPITQTIWQMQENLDGSGYPNKLEGKSISMLARILGVTNTFSALVQKRSYRKAKTARQAVEILQSMADKKYDSSVIEALGAVIDTQAGKAILQEGQVDF